One stretch of Amycolatopsis sp. 195334CR DNA includes these proteins:
- a CDS encoding alpha/beta hydrolase, with protein sequence MSERQAAVTIRRARGPVRAVVLVLHGGAEHGRAVVRPWRLAYLRMVPIAKSLHRATARHGVEVRLLRNRVRGWNAPGLDAVRDARWALDGIRADHPGVPVVLVGHSMGGRVALRVADDPAVAGVCALAPWTPEGEPVAAVRGRAVLIAHGTRDLITSPADSYTFGSRAETVASRLARFEVSDEGHAMLRRSPVWTRLVCAFTLDTLGLPPADGVLSGAWTRPAAERLRIPL encoded by the coding sequence GTGAGCGAAAGACAGGCCGCTGTCACGATCCGGCGGGCACGCGGACCAGTTCGCGCGGTGGTACTGGTGCTGCACGGCGGTGCCGAGCACGGCCGCGCCGTGGTGCGCCCGTGGCGGCTGGCCTACCTCCGGATGGTGCCGATCGCGAAGTCGCTGCACCGGGCCACCGCGCGCCACGGCGTCGAGGTGCGCCTGCTGCGCAACCGCGTCCGCGGCTGGAACGCGCCCGGGCTGGACGCGGTGCGCGACGCGCGCTGGGCGCTCGACGGCATCCGCGCCGACCACCCCGGGGTGCCGGTGGTGCTCGTCGGTCACTCGATGGGGGGCCGGGTCGCGCTGCGCGTGGCCGACGACCCCGCGGTGGCCGGGGTCTGCGCGCTCGCCCCGTGGACGCCGGAGGGCGAACCGGTGGCGGCGGTGCGCGGCCGCGCCGTGCTCATCGCACACGGCACCCGGGACCTGATCACCAGCCCGGCCGATTCCTACACCTTCGGCAGCCGGGCGGAGACCGTGGCTTCGCGGCTGGCCCGGTTCGAGGTCTCCGACGAGGGACACGCGATGCTGCGGCGCTCGCCGGTATGGACCAGGCTGGTCTGTGCTTTCACACTGGACACACTCGGATTGCCGCCGGCGGACGGCGTGCTGAGCGGGGCCTGGACCAGGCCGGCCGCGGAACGGCTGCGAATTCCGCTTTAG